The Pyxidicoccus sp. MSG2 DNA segment TGGAGCTGGAGGGCCGTCTCGGACTCGTCACGGGCGACGAAGCGCGTGCCCAGGCCGCGCTGCGCGAGTCCCTCCTCACCGCGCAGGCCCTCCGCCATGACCAGCTCGCCGCCCGCGCCGCCGCGCGCCTCGTCACCACCGTCTCCTCCGAGCCCACGCTCGAGGAGTGGAGCGTGGCGCAGGCCCGCTCCTCCATCGAGCGCGCAGGCGGCGCCCCGGAGCTGGAGGCGCTGCTCCAGACGAGCCTGGGTCGCAACGCCTTCCTCCGGGGCCAGTACGCCCAGGCCGCCGAGGCCTTCGGCCGCTCCGCCACGCTGCGCGAGAAATACTTCGGTGCCGAGCACCTGCTCACCGTGGAGTCGCTGCGCAACGAGGCCGCGGCCCTGTCCCGCACGCCGGACACGGAGCGCGCCGCGGGGCTGCTGCGCCGCGTGCTGGAGACGACGGAGCGGGTGATGGGCCCGGACCATCCGCAGACGGCCATGGCCGCCAACGCCGTGGGCTACCACCTGGTGTCCAGCCGCCGCTTCGAGGAGGGCATGCCCTTCCTGCGCCGGGCCATCACCCTGGAGGAGCAGGCGCTGGGCCCCGACAGCGCCACGCTGAGCTACCCGCTCAACAACCTCGCCGACGCGCTGGAGGCGCTTGGCCGCTACACGGAGTCACGTCCCCTGCGCGAGCGCGCGCTCGCCCTGGACCTGAAGGCCTATGGCCCCGCGCACCCGGAGACGGCCACCGATTTGACGGCGCTCGGGGAGCTGGCCCTGCGCGAGGGCCGACCGCGCGACGCGGTGGACTTCGCCCGGCGCGGCGTGGCCGCCTACGAGGCCTTCCAGAAGGACCACCCGGACGTGGCCGCTCCGCTCACCACACTGGGGCAGGCCCTGCTGGCCGAGGGACAGTCGCGCGAGGCCCACGCCTCGCTGGAGCGCGCGCTCGCCCTTCGCACGAGCAACCCCGGCCCGGGAGAGGACCTCGCGAAGACGCGCTTCGCCCTCGCCAGGGCCCTGGCCTCGAGGGACGCGCCCCGGGCCCGCGCGCTGGCCGCCCAGGCCCTGGACTTCTACGCCTCGGACGCCGCCACCTTCTCCGCGGAGGCCGGCAACGTCCGCGAGTGGCTCCAGCGCCGACGTTCCGGGTCTCCCCGGACCCAAGCCCCCTGACATGCCGCGGCGACGCTTTCCCAAGCACTTCCGGAGGACTTCGCCCCGATAACCAGGGCAGAGGTCCTACGCGGGTGTCGTTCCACCCGACCGGAGTAAAGCCGTGAGAATCGCTGCCCAGCAGGCTCCCGCCAGCCCCACAGCCTCGCGTCCCGCTGCCGCCGTGCTGTCCGCCGCCTCCGCGCGGACGCCGGCCTTCCGGGCCCTGTTCCCGCAGCTCCGGCTGTTGGGTCGCGTGCTGAAGGAGCTGCTGCCCCAGACGCCACGGTGGCCCATGCCATCCACGCCCCGCCCGTCCGGCCCGCGCCAGGGCCGGGGTGAGGCCATCGTCGACCAGTTCGCACCGCCCTCCGGCCGGGGCATCCCCATCCGCATCAGCGCGTGCAAGCCCCAGCCCCACGCGGCGCCGCTTCCCCTACGGCCGTGGCACGGCTCGCCCCTGAAGCCCTGGTGCGGCACCGAGCTGAAGCCCTGGGTGCGCCTGCCGCACATCTTCATGCCGTTCCTCCGGCTCGCCTGCCAGGTGGTGGACTGCGGCGGGACGCGCGGCAAGGGCATCCCCATCCGCATTTCCTAGGCTGCCGCCGGCTCCAGGCTGCCGCCGGCATCCAATGCCGCCGGCCAGGGGGGCGGGCGAACGGGCATCGCCGCCCTCCTGCCTCCTCGCCATGCAACTTTCCACCGCGCGCGACGGCGTGAGTCCTTAGACTCCCGTCAAATGCTTCACGTCATTCCCCTGGGCGGTCTCGGCGAAATCGGCCTCAACTCGATGGTCGTCGCCTGTCGCGGGGAGATGCTGCTCATCGACGCCGGGCTGATGTTCCCCTCGGCGGGGATGCCCGGGGTGGACATCATCATCCCGGACTTCACGCACCTGAAGCAGAACGCCGCCCAGCTCAAGGGCGTGTTGCTCACGCACGGCCACGAGGACCACCTCGGCGCGCTCCCCTACCTGCTCAACGAGGTCCCCGTCCCCGTCTACGGCACGCGCTTCACGCTGGCCATGGCGCGCCACCGGCTCAACGAGATGGGGCTGGAGGCGGACCTGCGCGAAATCGAGCCGCGCGAGCCCTTCCCCGTCGGCACCGCGTTCAAGGTGGAGGCAAGCCGCGTCACGCACACCGTGCCGGACGCGGTGGGCTTCATCATCCGCACCCCCGAGGGCACCCTCATCCACACCGGGGACTTCAAGCTGGACCCGGACCCCATCGACGGGCTGCGCACGGACCTGGAGCGCTGGGGCCAGGCCGGTGAAGAAGGCGTGCTGTGCCTCCTCTCGGACTCCACCAACTCCGAGCTCACCGAGGAGACGGGCAGCGAGCGCGTGGTGGAGCAGACCTTCGAGCGCCTCTTCACCGGCGCCACCGGCCGCATCGTCGTCGCCCTCTTCTCCTCCAACCTGCACCGCGTGCGGCACCTGCTCGCGTTGGCCGAGCGGCTGGGGCGCAAGGTGGCCCTCCAGGGCCGCAGCATGATCCGCAACGTGGAGATGGCGCGCGAGCTGGGCTACCTGGACGTGCCCGACTCGCTCTTCATCCACCTGGACACGGTGTCGCAACTGGCGGCCCACCGCGTGCTCGTCATCACCACCGGCGCGCAGGGCGAGCCCCGCGCGGGACTGTCGCAGCTCGCCTCCGGAGACGGGCCCGTGCGCCTGGACCCGGGAGACCTGGTGGTGCTCAGCTCGCGCCCCATTCCCGGCAACGAGCGCTCCGTGGGTGCCCTCATCGACGACCTCCAGTGGCGCGGCGCGAAGGTCGCCTACGCGCAACTGGAGCCGGGCGTCCACGTCTCCGGCCACGCCAGCCGGCCACAGCAGCGGCGGGTGTTGGACCTGGTGCGCCCGCGCCACTTCGTCCCCGTCCACGGTGAGGGCCGCCACCTGCACCGGCACCTCGCCACCGCGCGCGAGGCGGGGATGGAGCCCGCGCAGTGCCTGCTGGCACAGGACGGAGACGTGGTGACGTTCGACCAGGGCCGGGGCCGCTTCAGCGGCAGCGTGCCGTCGGGCCGCGTCCTCAAGGACCGCTCCAGCAGCGGCATCATCACCCCGGACGCCCTGCAGGAGCGCGTGAGGCTGTCCGAGACGGGCATGGTGGCGGCCGTCGTCGTCCTCCAGCGGGACAACCAGAGACTGGTGGCCGGGCCTCAACTGTCAGGCCAGGGACTGAACCTGGACGAGCAGGTGATCCTGCCCCGGGTGGCCCAGGAGGCCCGCACCCTCTTCGAGGCCCTGTCGCCCCAGCTCCGGGGGGATGACGCCCTGGTGCGAGAGGAACTCACCCGGGCGGTGCGCCGCGCCTTCAAGCTGTACACCTCCCGGCGCCCCCTGGTGGTGCCCATGGTCGTCCGGGTGTAGGTATGGTAAGGGCCCCGGCCGATGCCATCCTTCGACGTCGTCTCGAAAATCGACCTCGCCGAGCTCGACAACGCGGTCAACCAGACCAAGAAGGAGCTCAGCACCCGCTATGACTTCCAGGGCGCCCAGGCGGACGTCGTGGTCGCCCCGGACCATACCGCCATCACCGTGAAGGCCAACAGTGAAGAGCGCGTCCAGGCCGCCAAGGAAGTGCTGCTGGTGAAGCTGGCCAAGCGCAACATCAGCCTGCGCGCGCTGGAGTACGGCGACATCGAGAAGACGGGCCTGCACAACGTGAAGCAGGTCATCAAGCTCCAGCAGGGCATTCCGGTGGAGAAGTCCAAGGAGCTGGTGAAGCTGCTGAAGGATTCGAAGATGAAGGTGCAGGGCTCCATCCAGGCGGACCAGCTCCGCGTCACCGGGAAGAACCGGGACGACCTCCAGGCCGCCATCGCCCTGTTCCGTCAGGAGCAGGACCGGCTGAAGCTGGACATGCAGTTCACCAACTTCCGCGATTAGAGAAGACGCCCCATGCGCGCCGCTGCTGTCCTGTCCCTCTTCATGCTCTGCGCTCCGGCCGTGGCTTCCGCCCAGGAGGAGCGCGCCTCGAAGCCGGTGCCCTCGCTGGCGAAGGCTCCAGGCTTCCAGGGTGGCTTCAAGAGCCTCGCCTCGCCGCTGGTGCTCAAGCCCGCTCCCGCGGCGGGGGCCAGCGCGTCCTTCACCGCGAAGGTGGGCTACCGCAAGGACACCCTCTACGTGGGCGTGGAAGCCACGGACGACCAGCTCGGCGCGTCCGACCTGCTCACCGTGTCCCTCTTCTTCCCGGGCGCCGGCCCCACCGCCACCGGCCACACGTGGCGCTTCGCCTTCGATGGCAAGCGCGCGTCGGGCGCGGAGAGCGGCACGCCGGCCTTTGCCCAGGAGAAGGTGAACGCGGCCGTGCAGCGCCGGGGCAACACGCTGGAGCTGATGGCCGCCATCCCCGTGCGCGCCTTCCCCCGCTTCCCCGCGAAGGACCCGCTGGTGATGGACCTGTGCCTCACCTACGAGGACCAGGACGGCACGGGCGGCAAGACGACGTCCGTCTCCAACTGCCAGAGCGGCACCATGGTGGGCGACGCGCTCCGGCTGCCGGACGACGTGCGCAAGGCGCTCAAGCTGAAGCCGCCGGAGACCGTCATCGCGCTGGAGCCGGCGAAGGACGGCTGGCTGGGCTGGGACGCGTTCAGCTACCCGGCCTGGGCGCAGGCGGACGGGCCCCTGACTCCCGCCTCGCTGCACGCACTGGTGGTGCCGCAGGCGCTGGACGCGACGAAGATGGGCGTGAATGTCCCGGAGACACTCAGCCTGCCGGACGGGCGCCCGATTGTCTCGGTGCTCACGGGGAAGAATCCCTATGCCGTCGACGGTCGGTGTGACTCCGAAAGTGAATTGCGGGTGGGGCTGTACCTGGTGACGGGGAAGACGGCGCTTCGGGTGCTCGAGTGGCCGGCCGCCACCTGCGCGCTGGGCCGGGCCGCTTCGATGGAGCTGGATGAAGAGGGAGCGCTGGCCATCGGTTACTCGAACGGCGCGACCATGAACTTCGCCTGGAGTGGGAACCACTTCGAGCGAACCGAACTCGGAAAGCGGTAGACGCAGTGGAAGACACCAAGAGCCTGTACATGATGACCCTCGGCTGCCCGAAGAACCGGGTGGACTCCGAGGTGATGCTGGGCACGTTGCAGCACCACGGCTACAAGCTGGTGCAGGAGGCCTCCGAAGCCCAGGTCATCGTCGTCAACACGTGCGCCTTCATCGGCCCGGCGAAGCAGGAGTCGGTGGACTCCATCCTGGAGATGGCGGAGCTGAAGAAGTCCGGCGTCTGCAAGACGCTGGTGGTGACGGGCTGTCTGTCCCAGCGCTACGGCCAGGAGCTGTCGAAGGAGATGCCGGAGGTCGACCACTTCCTGGGCACCAGCGCCTACGCGCAGATTGGCGACCTGCTCGCCGCCGAGGCGTCGCCGCGTCAGGTGATTCCGGACCCCGACTACATCCACGACGCCAACACGCCGCGCGTCAACTCGATGCCGAAGTACACGGCATACCTCAAGGTGTCCGAGGGCTGCGACAACGCCTGCGCCTTCTGCATCATCCCCACGCTGCGCGGCGGGCAGCGCTCGCGCCCCATCGACGACATCCTCATCGAGGCGAAGCGGCTGGCGGAGAGCGGCGTGCAGGAGCTGAACCTCGTCGCGCAGGACCTCACCGCGTACGGGCATGACTTGCCGGGCAAGCCGAAGCTGCACGACCTGCTCAAGGCGCTGGTGCAGGTGGACGTGAAGTGGATCCGCCTCCACTACGCCTACCCGCGCGTGTTCCCGGACGAGCTCATCGACGTCATGGCGTCGGAGCCGAAGATTGCCCGCTACCTGGACATGCCGGTGCAGCACGTCAGCGACAAGCTGCTGCTGTCCATGAAGCGCGGCCGCAACTCGGAGTTCCTCAAGGGCCTGCTGGCGAAGCTGCGCGAGCGCGTGCCCGGGCTGGTGATGCGCACCTCGCTCATCGTCGGCCTGCCGGGGGAGACGGAAGAAGACTTCGAGATGCTGAAGGAGTTCGTGAAGACGCAGCGCTTCGAGCGGCTGGGCGTCTTCCAGTACTCCGACGAGGAGGGCACCGCCGCGTTCGATTTGCCGGACAAGGTGCCGCAGAAGACGATTGAGCGCCGGTGGCGCGAGGTGATGGCCATCCAGAAGCGCATCAACCGCGAGCAGAACAAGAAGCTCGTGGGGAAGCGGCTGGAGGTGCTGGTGGAAGGCCCCGCGCCGGAGACGGAGCACCTGCTGGTGGGCCGCCACCAGGGCCAGGCGCCGGACATCGACGGGCTCGTGTACATCAACGACGGCCTGGCGTACCCGGGGGAGCTCGTCACCGTGGAGGTGACGGAGGCCCACGACTACGACCTGGTCGCCCGCGTGGTGGAGCGCCCGGACCCGAAGCAGCGCACGCACACCGCCCGCGACGCGCACCCCGCGCCCGTGCAGATGACGCCGAAGCCGCGCCCGTCGACGCGCGCGGAGTAGTCCGTCACCCGGGCCGTGGCGGGTGCGCCACGGCCCGCCCGGCGCGACGCGCTCACTTCGTGGGCGCGTCCTCCAGGAGGATGCGACGGCCGGGGCTGACTTCCTGCAGCCGCTCGCGCAGCTTCTCCCGCTCCTTCTGCATCCCCTTCGGCAGCGCGGCCAGCTTCTCGTGCAGCTCGCGCGCCGTCTCGTCGTACCAGTCCTGGCGCGCGGTGCCGCCCGACGCGAGGTAGCGCGCGGCGCCCGCCAGGAGCACGCAGGCATTCTCCCAGCCCGGGTCCTGTCCGGGGCCGCCCTCGTTGCGGGTGAAGAGGACGGCCTGCCCCAGCGTCGTCCCCGGCGCGAGGTACACGTTGACGAGGGAGAACGCCGCGGTGCCCGAGGGCTCGCGCATGCTGAGCCAGAGGAACCAGTAGCGCCCCTCGGGCGCGGGGGACTCCACCGCGTAGATTTCGGTGATGGGTGCCAGGACGCCGCCGGGCAGCCGGCCCACGAGGCCGACCTCTTCGGGCACCACCAGCACCAGCGAGTCCACCGGCAGCTTCACGTCGTCACACGGCAGCGTGGGCGGCGTCTCGCGCAAGAAGCGCCGGGCGAGATCCGCCGTCACCTCATAGCGCTGCCGGCCGCGCTGTTCGTGGGCGACGAGATGCCAGTGGCGGAGGACGGTCTGGAAGGTGGACTGGCGCAGGCGCTCGCGCGCCTCGGGGGCCTCGACCTTGTGCCGCTCGCTGATGTCGTCCAGGGCGAAGCGCATCGCGTCCGCCATCTCCGGGTCCTTCATCAAATCGACGTAGCGCGTGTAGCCGACGCGCGCGGCCACGCGCTCGACGACGGCCAGCAGCGCGTAGCGGACGGCGCCCGCGCCCTCCTCCTTCGTCAGATTGCCGCGCTCCACGTCCTTCACGAGCGCGCGCTGCATCCGCGCGAAGCCCTCCTTCTCCAGGTATTGGCGGGCCAGCTCGATGGAATGGCGCTGCTCGGTGTACTGACGGTCGAACTCGGTCGGGGGCGGTCGCATGAAGGAGGGAAACCCGTGGGACGTGGAGGCCGGAGCAGAACGCAGGCCCCGTCGACTGTCCAGGCAACCGGCGTGGGACTGTCGCGGCCCCCCGTCAGTCCGCCAGCCCTCCGCCCCACCCGCCGCCGTCCGCTACTTCGGGTCCTCGGGCTCCAGCTCGCGCTCCTCGGGGGGCGGCTCGCGCGAGGGCGACGTGCGGGAGGGCAGCCCCACGCCCTCGCCCAGGGGGGTGGGCTGGCACTCGCAGACGGTGCGGCGAGAGGCGGCCTCGGTGACGAAGGCGCAGGCCGTGGGGCACTCGGGCTGGCGGCCTTCCTCGAACAGGGCCAGCTTGAAACCGGTGGCCGTGGCCAGCGCCGCATGGCAGGCGGGCAGCGCCTGCGCCAGAGAGGTCCACGGCAGCCGGTGCTGCGTCGTCAGCCCCCGGCTGGTCGAGGGGAAGCTCAGCCCCACGCCACAGCCCGTCTCCAGCCGCTGGCCATCCGCGCCCACGGGCTCCAGGTGCAGCCGCCCGCCCTCGGGCAGGTCGCGGTAGACGGCTCCGCTGACGGACACGCTGCCGTCCGGCTCGCGGCGCACGTAGAGGCCGTAGCAGGCCTCTTCGCTGAGGGTGCCGCCCGGGCTGGCGCAGTGCTGACGCTCGGAGGGAGCCGGGGGGGAAGCCGATGCGGCCAGCGCGGCTGCGGAAGGAGCCGAGCCCGGCGCGGAAGCCGACGCGGCGGGTGCGCTCGCGGATGGAGCCGAGCCCGGCGCTGAAGCCGACGCGGCCGGCGCGGCTGCGGAAGGAGCCGAGCCCGGCGCTGAAGCCGACGCGGCGGGTGCGCTCGCGGATGGAGCCAGGCTCGGGACAGGGCCCGACGCGGGAGGAGGCTCAGCCGAAGCCGAAGGTGCCACCAGCGGCCCCACGCGCGGCCGGCGCAGCACCAGCGCCCCACCCTTCGCGTCGAGCGTCGCGGTGAAGCGGCCCCAAACGTCCGGTCCCAGCCGCCCCAGGCTGCTCGGCGAGTCCCACCGCCCCGCCGCCTCCACGACCAGTGGTCGCGCCCCCACGCCCTCCGACACCTCCACCGCGTCCACCGCGAAGGTGCGCGCCGGCAGGTTGGCCGCCGTCTCCAGCGGCTGCAGCCCCTGCGCCTCCGCCGGGCCCACCGCCAACCGGGAGAACGGCTCGCGCGAACCCAGGACGAATGGCCCCGTCAGGTCTGCCTCTCCCTGCCTCACGCGCGCGGCCAGCAGGGGCCAGTCCCCCAGCGGCTCGCGGCTGAGTTCCACCACATGCACCTCGCGAGAGGCCTCGGAAGCGGCGGCCTCCGCGGCATATGCCTCCCGGGGGCGGGACGCGGCGAAGACAACTTCGCGGCGCAGCGGGTCCACGGTGAGCGCATAGGGCTCCAGGACGTCCGCCCCCAGCGTCACCGCGCAGGCGCGCTCGCCGGACAGGCCCGCGGTGCGCATCGGCGATACCACGGGCCCCACGGAGAAGGCGGGCAGCCGCACCACCGACCAGGAGCGGAAGCCGCCCGCGGGCTCCGGCGCGCGCACCGTGCCCTCGGGCGCGGGAAGCGGCCCCTCGAAACAGCCCTTCGAGACGAGCGAGAGGGGCCGGGCCACGTCCAGCACCACCGGCACGGAGCGCGTGCCCAACCGCCCCGCCACGGTGAGCCGCAGCGCGGGCGAGGCCAGCAGCGGCAGGGTGTGCCCCGCGAAGCCCTGGGAAGGCGCGGGGCTGGAGGCCGTGGCGCCGCGATGGCACCCGGCCAGCATCACCACACCCGCGAGGAGGAACGCGCCGCGCACGTCCCGCAGGTTACTGCTTCTTGCCCTTGGTGAAGTCGTCCACGCGGGTGTCGTCCGGCACGTCCAGCTTGAAGCTGTCCGCGTCGATGCCCACGTTCGTCTTCAGGCCCAGGAAGGAGATGGTGTTCTCGCTGCCGTCCGGGTCCACCACGGTGCTCTTGAGCACCTGCGCCGTGGCCGGATCCACCTCCAGGCGCACCTGGCGGAAGCGGGGCTCGGTCTTCAGCGGGTCCAGCACCAGCAGCGTGCCCTTGCAGTCCTTGCACGCGCCCTTGGTGATGGCGAACTCGTCCGCCAGCTTCCCCTGGCCGAAAAGGAACGTCACCGACGCGGAGAGCTGGCTCGTGTCCACGCCGCCCACCGTGAGGCTCTGCGCGGCCGGGTCGTACGCATATATCTTGTTGCCGGCCAGCACGAAGGTGCGCGCGGTGGGCTTCTGGTACTCCCAGCGCATCAGGCCCGGCTTCTTGTAGGTGACGGTGCCCTCGGACGTCTGCGTGCGCCGGAAGGTCTTGTACTTGTAGTCCTGCCGGAAGCCGGAGCGGAAGTCGCCCGTCTTCTCGTAGAAGGCCTGCATCCGGTCCACCAGCGACTTCACCTCCGGCGTCATCGCCGGTGCCGGCTTCGCGGGCGCCGCCTGCGCGGGCTTGCCCTGCGGCGCGGCGGCGGGCTTGCCGGCCTCTGCGGGCTTGCCAGCCTCGGCGGGCTTCGCCGGAGCGGCGGCAGCCGGCGTCTCCGTGGCCTTCGTCCCCTGGGGCGCCTTGCCCGCCTCACCCGCGGGCTTCGGGGCGGCGGCGGGCGCGGTCGTGGCCTGGGCCACCACCACGGACTTCACCGCGCTGGCGGTGGAAGCGGCCGGCGTGGTGGAGGCCGGCGCGACGGCGGACAGGAGCGTGGCGAGCAGGGTTTCCAGGAACATGGCGTGCGTCTCCAGGCGGGCCGTGTAGGCCAGCGGCGTCCATCTACCCCATACCGACGGGGAAGAGGGGCACGGCATTCATGGCTGCGTCTTGAAGATGCGCTTCCTCTGTTTGATGGACAGCACGTAGAAGCGCTCGCGCAGGGCCTGGGCCTCCTCGGGGGGCAAATCCCCCGAACCCCCCAGGTGCTCGTCCCGCCAGGCGACCGCCCGGCTGATGCAGGCCGAGGCGGCGGCGGAGATGTTGAGGCTCTGACTGAAGCCCCGCATGGGCACCCAGAAGGTGCCGTCCACGGCGTTCAGCACCTCCTCGCTCACCCCGCGCCGCTCGTTGCCGAAGACGAGCGCCGTCTTCGCCTCGAAGCGCATGGAGTAGAGGCTGGTGGCCCCCTCGCGGATGGCGGAGGCGTAGAGGAGGAAGCCGCGCGACTTCAGGTGCTCGCGGCACTCGGCGAAGCTCTTGTAGAGCTTCACGTCCAGCCACTTGTCACACCCCTGGGCCACCTTCGAGTTGGGAACGAAGGGGGCCTCGGGGTTGATGACGACGTGCACCTCCTGGACGCCGAAGGACTCGCAGGTGCGCAGCACCGCGGCCATGTTGAAGCTGTCCTCCAGCCGGTCCAGGACGACGGTGAAGTTGCGCGTGCGCTGGCTGATGACCCGGTCGATCTTCTCCTTGCGCGCATCGAGCAGGAACTGCTCCGGCTCGTACTGCTCCTTCTCGAAGCGCTCGTAACCAGCACCGCCGCCGGACATCGCCTCAGGACCTCCTGCCGCCGGGCTTGCGCGCCGGTGCCTTCTTCGCGGTCCGGGTCGGCTTCGCGGCCGGCCGCTGCTTCGCCACCGCCGCGCGCTTCGCGGGAGCCTTGCGCGTGGCCACCTTCTTCGCCGCGGCCTTGCGCGCCGGAGCCGCCTTCTTCGCGGCCGGGGCCTTCTTCACGGCCGAGCGAGCGGTGCCCGCGGCCTTGCGCGCCGGTGCCTTCTTCGCGACGGCCTTGCGCGCCGCCACCTTCTTCACCGGAGCAGCGGCCTTGCGCGCCGGGGCCTTCTTCGCCGGAGCCGCGGCCTTGCGCGCCGGGGCCTTCTTCGCGGCCTCACGCGCCGGAGCGGCCTTCGCCACGGACGCGCCCTTGCGCGCCGGAGCCGCCCGGACGGGCTTCTCCACGTGCAGCTTCGTCGTGCGGCCGGTGAAGAGCACCTCCGCCACCGAGTCCAGCAGCGCCTGCATGCCCTCGCCGGTGACGCAGGACACGGGGTAGACGCGGATGCCGCGCTCGCGCAGGGCCTCGGTGAAGGCGCCCAGCTTCTCCTGCGCGTCGGGCAGGTCCAGCTTGTTGGCCGCCACCACCTGCGGCTTGGACGCCAGCTCCTCGCTGTACTTCGCCAGCTCCGTGTTGAGCACGTCGAAGTCGTGCAGCGGCTCGCGGCCCTCGCCCTGCGCACCCATGTCGATGAGGTGGATGAGCACCTTGCAGCGCTCCACGTGCCGCAGGAACTGGTGCCCCAGGCCCACGCCCTCGCTGGCGCCCTCGATGATGCCGGGGATGTCCGCCATCACGAAGGACAGGCCGTCCTTGTACTGGACCATGCCCAGGTTGGGGACCAGCGTGGTGAAGGGGTAGTCCGCGATCTTCGGACGCGCCCGGCTCACGCGGGAGATGAAGGTGCTCTTGCCCGCGTTGGGGAAGCCCAGGAGTCCCACGTCCGCCAGCAGCTTCAGCTCCAGCCGCAGCGTCTTCTCCTCGCCCTTCGTCCCGTCCTGCGCGAAGCGCGGCGTCTGCCGCGTGGACGTGGCGAAGTTCATGTTGCCCAGGCCGCCCCGGCCACCCTGCGCCGCCACCCAGCGCTGCCCGGGCTCGCCCAGGTCCACCAGCAGCTCCTCCGTCCCCGCGTCCTTCACCAGCGTGCCCACCGGCACCCGGAGAATCATGTCCTCGGCGCCACGACCGTTGCAGTCGTTGCCCATGCCGTGCTCGCCGGACTTCGCGAAGTGGTGCTGCTGGTAGCGGTAGTCGAGCAGCGTGGTGAGCTGCGGATCCGCCACGAAGATGACGGAGCCACCATTGCCACCGTCTCCCCCGTTGGGGCCGCCACGCTCGATGTACTTCTCCCGCCGGAAGGAGACGGAGCCGTTACCGCCATCGCCCCCCTTCACGAAGATGCGGACCTCATCGACGAACTTCATAAAGACTCCTGGAAAAACGCAGAGCGGGCCGCCCTCGCGTCCCGCCGCCGGAATGGGCGCGTGGACTGGAGAAGCGACCCGCTCGTGGGTGCCACACGGCTACCGGCCGGAAGGGCCGGCGAACCGTCAGGCGCTCGGCTGGGCAGCGGCCGGGTAGACCGAGACCTTCTTCTTGTCGCGGCCCAGGCGCTCGTACTTCACCACGCCGTCGACCACCGAGTAGAGGGTGAAGTCGCGGCCGAGCTTCACGTTGGAGCCGGCGTGGATGACCGTGCCCACCTGGCGAACCAGGATGCTGCCGGCCGACACCGTCTCACCGCCGTACACCTTCACACCACGATACTGCGGGTTGGAATCACGCCCGTTGCGCGAAGAACCCTGTCCCTTTTTATGGGCCATGACACCTGCTCCTGAAGTTTGAGGGGAATCCGTCCGGACTAGCCGGCGATGGAGGTGACCTTCACCTCGGTGTACGGCTGACGATGGCCACGGCGGCGCGTCCAGCCCTCCTTCTCCTTGCGGAAATGGAGGACGCGGCGGTGCTTGTCCTGAGCCAGGACCTTGCCCACCACGCGAGCGCCAGAGACGGTCGGCTTGCCCACCTTGGGGCTGTCCGTACCACCCAGCATGAGGATGTCCGTGAAGGTCACCTCGGCGCCGATGTCTCCCGCGATCTTCTCGATCCGGAGCACATCGCCCTCGGCGACGCGGTACTGCTTCCCGCCCGTGCGAATGACTGCGTACATCGTCTAACCCCTGTCAGCTTTCGGGTTGGGTCAACCCTTGGAATCGACCGCGCATTTCGGACGGGTACACCATCCAATCGCGCCAAAGGCGGCGGGATTTACGGGAGATGCCCTGGGGAGTCAAGGCAGATGAAGGATCATCCCGCACACCCTCCAGAGGTTTACTCGCCCCTCAAACCAATGTTAACTGGAAAGCGGGCCTACGGTGCCTAGCATGGGTGCCGTTCTACCAACCTCTATTCGAGGGGGAATCCACAATGAAGAAGCTCATGATCGGCCTCGTGGCCGTTTCGTCTCTCGTGTTCGGCACCGGCTGTGGCGGCAACTACTGCGATGACGCGGCGGACGCCTATTCGGGCCTGGCCGACAAGGCCGACGATTGTCCCGAGATCAAGTCCGTGCTGAGCGGGCTCGAGTTCTCCGACTCCGACATCGAGGAGTGCAAGAACGACCTCGAGAACTGCTCGGACGGCGACAAGGACAAGCTGAACGACTCCATCGACTGCATCAACGACATGCCGGACTGCGAGTCGGGCAAGGAGGATGCCTGGATCGCCGACCTGCAGGACTGCGCCGAGAAGACCGAGGGCGTGAGCTGCGAGTAGTCGTCGCCGCC contains these protein-coding regions:
- a CDS encoding TrmH family RNA methyltransferase, coding for MSGGGAGYERFEKEQYEPEQFLLDARKEKIDRVISQRTRNFTVVLDRLEDSFNMAAVLRTCESFGVQEVHVVINPEAPFVPNSKVAQGCDKWLDVKLYKSFAECREHLKSRGFLLYASAIREGATSLYSMRFEAKTALVFGNERRGVSEEVLNAVDGTFWVPMRGFSQSLNISAAASACISRAVAWRDEHLGGSGDLPPEEAQALRERFYVLSIKQRKRIFKTQP
- the obgE gene encoding GTPase ObgE; translation: MKFVDEVRIFVKGGDGGNGSVSFRREKYIERGGPNGGDGGNGGSVIFVADPQLTTLLDYRYQQHHFAKSGEHGMGNDCNGRGAEDMILRVPVGTLVKDAGTEELLVDLGEPGQRWVAAQGGRGGLGNMNFATSTRQTPRFAQDGTKGEEKTLRLELKLLADVGLLGFPNAGKSTFISRVSRARPKIADYPFTTLVPNLGMVQYKDGLSFVMADIPGIIEGASEGVGLGHQFLRHVERCKVLIHLIDMGAQGEGREPLHDFDVLNTELAKYSEELASKPQVVAANKLDLPDAQEKLGAFTEALRERGIRVYPVSCVTGEGMQALLDSVAEVLFTGRTTKLHVEKPVRAAPARKGASVAKAAPAREAAKKAPARKAAAPAKKAPARKAAAPVKKVAARKAVAKKAPARKAAGTARSAVKKAPAAKKAAPARKAAAKKVATRKAPAKRAAVAKQRPAAKPTRTAKKAPARKPGGRRS
- the rpmA gene encoding 50S ribosomal protein L27, which translates into the protein MAHKKGQGSSRNGRDSNPQYRGVKVYGGETVSAGSILVRQVGTVIHAGSNVKLGRDFTLYSVVDGVVKYERLGRDKKKVSVYPAAAQPSA
- the rplU gene encoding 50S ribosomal protein L21 — translated: MYAVIRTGGKQYRVAEGDVLRIEKIAGDIGAEVTFTDILMLGGTDSPKVGKPTVSGARVVGKVLAQDKHRRVLHFRKEKEGWTRRRGHRQPYTEVKVTSIAG